From Anaerohalosphaera lusitana, one genomic window encodes:
- a CDS encoding O-antigen ligase family protein, producing the protein MKKRLEIEQTGGGLKAVEWVVMACFAAVVGVRGTIVESPHIRQLDPANIVGNEGASLIISAVVLCGVAVWVFGVWMRGLRGYRLTGMEAGVGLFVLAGLAATAAASDKRASMTDVITVVCPMLAAMVLVQVMDRGSKVRVMLWVLVAVGFVNAYQCADQWMSSNEMMIEQYEENPQVQLEKLGIEEGTLEQWQYEHRLYSKDVKGFFTTGNSAGAFFLMAIAGVGTLAMAGAGKEDRLRVPVYAVLVVALAGGLVLTQSKGAIGGTLIAGFLAAVGYKMGGRLRKYRGLIAAMVAVAVLVGAGVITWYGMEHGRLPGGNSMLVRWQYWVGAARMYAEHAWVGVGGGNFSDYYTHYKIAAAPETVKDPHNFLLSLLTQYGPVGMIGFAAAVLGPMWMVTGRREQAGERKSKWALSLRGAAVLGGVVAVVLLSIRPAVLSIEGARNLGELLYGIVYLHLLPVMFFAIGFLMLWAGAYKGGWDKEGKRLSGLLMWCAIAGVLAHNLIDFAIFEPGVAMAMWVLVACMVSVWRMDAAGKEWRMPGRGRSRFVVGGAAFVVFVAVMIVGVVWPVRAGMTVQEALRRPRQTLGLLERASEMDVLSGRAANVAGRASLQYSKNAPNEEIERRLVGNAIASFEEATERTPASYKNYNGLAEAYLRMGQIDENASEEWQRKAYEAMEDVLARYPGSGEYQLRAGKIADELGMEEQAVEHYAKAVRIEDAYREQFRVMYPGQEIFSRLGDEGYELAKRRVRELCE; encoded by the coding sequence GTGAAGAAACGGTTAGAGATCGAGCAAACAGGCGGCGGGCTGAAGGCGGTCGAGTGGGTGGTGATGGCGTGTTTTGCGGCGGTTGTGGGGGTTCGGGGGACGATCGTGGAGAGTCCGCATATTCGGCAACTCGATCCGGCGAACATAGTGGGGAACGAGGGGGCGAGTCTGATCATATCGGCGGTGGTTCTGTGCGGGGTTGCAGTCTGGGTGTTCGGTGTTTGGATGCGCGGGTTGCGGGGGTATCGGCTGACTGGTATGGAAGCGGGGGTTGGATTGTTCGTGCTGGCTGGGTTGGCTGCGACGGCGGCGGCGTCGGATAAGCGAGCGTCGATGACGGATGTGATCACGGTGGTGTGTCCGATGCTTGCGGCGATGGTGCTGGTGCAGGTGATGGATCGCGGGTCGAAGGTGCGGGTGATGCTGTGGGTGCTGGTTGCGGTGGGGTTCGTGAATGCGTATCAGTGCGCGGATCAGTGGATGAGCAGCAATGAGATGATGATCGAGCAGTACGAGGAGAATCCGCAGGTGCAGTTGGAGAAGCTGGGGATCGAGGAGGGGACGCTGGAGCAGTGGCAGTATGAGCATCGGCTGTACAGTAAGGATGTGAAGGGTTTTTTTACGACGGGCAATTCGGCGGGAGCGTTTTTTCTGATGGCAATCGCGGGGGTTGGGACGCTGGCGATGGCTGGTGCGGGTAAGGAGGATCGGCTGCGTGTGCCTGTGTATGCGGTACTTGTGGTTGCGTTGGCTGGGGGGCTGGTGCTGACGCAGAGTAAGGGGGCGATAGGCGGGACGCTGATAGCGGGATTTCTGGCGGCGGTCGGGTATAAGATGGGCGGTCGGCTGAGGAAGTATCGGGGTTTGATCGCGGCGATGGTTGCGGTTGCGGTGTTGGTCGGTGCGGGTGTGATCACGTGGTACGGGATGGAGCATGGGCGGCTGCCGGGCGGGAACAGTATGCTGGTGCGATGGCAGTACTGGGTCGGAGCTGCGCGGATGTATGCGGAGCATGCGTGGGTCGGCGTGGGCGGTGGAAATTTTTCGGATTACTATACGCATTACAAGATAGCGGCGGCGCCGGAGACGGTGAAGGATCCGCACAACTTTTTGCTGAGTCTGCTGACGCAGTACGGGCCGGTGGGGATGATCGGTTTTGCGGCGGCGGTGCTGGGGCCGATGTGGATGGTGACGGGGAGACGCGAGCAGGCGGGCGAGAGGAAGAGCAAGTGGGCGTTGAGTTTGCGGGGTGCGGCCGTGCTGGGCGGTGTTGTTGCAGTGGTGCTGCTGTCGATTCGGCCCGCGGTGTTGAGTATAGAGGGTGCTCGGAATTTGGGGGAACTTTTGTATGGGATCGTGTATCTGCATTTGCTGCCGGTGATGTTTTTTGCGATCGGATTTTTGATGCTTTGGGCGGGAGCGTACAAGGGCGGATGGGATAAGGAGGGGAAGCGGTTGAGCGGGCTGTTGATGTGGTGCGCGATCGCGGGGGTGTTGGCGCATAATCTGATCGACTTTGCGATATTTGAGCCTGGGGTGGCAATGGCGATGTGGGTATTGGTTGCGTGTATGGTGAGTGTGTGGAGGATGGATGCGGCGGGGAAGGAATGGCGGATGCCGGGGCGAGGGCGGAGCAGGTTCGTGGTTGGCGGTGCTGCGTTCGTGGTGTTCGTTGCGGTGATGATTGTGGGTGTGGTCTGGCCGGTGCGTGCGGGTATGACGGTGCAGGAGGCGCTGCGGAGGCCGAGGCAGACACTGGGGCTGCTGGAGCGGGCGAGCGAGATGGATGTGCTCAGCGGGCGTGCGGCGAATGTGGCTGGGCGGGCGAGTCTGCAGTACAGTAAGAATGCACCGAATGAAGAGATCGAGCGGCGGCTGGTGGGGAACGCGATTGCGAGTTTCGAGGAGGCGACCGAGCGGACGCCGGCGAGCTACAAGAATTATAACGGGCTTGCGGAGGCGTATCTGCGGATGGGGCAGATCGATGAGAATGCGAGCGAGGAGTGGCAGCGGAAGGCGTATGAGGCGATGGAGGATGTGCTGGCGCGGTATCCTGGTTCGGGGGAGTATCAGCTTCGGGCGGGAAAGATCGCGGATGAACTTGGGATGGAGGAGCAGGCGGTGGAGCATTACGCGAAGGCGGTGCGGATCGAGGATGCGTATCGTGAGCAGTTTCGGGTGATGTATCCGGGGCAGGAGATATTCAGTCGGCTGGGTGATGAGGGGTACGAGTTGGCGAAAAGGCGGGTAAGGGAGTTGTGCGAGTAG
- a CDS encoding YebC/PmpR family DNA-binding transcriptional regulator: MAGHSHWAGIKHKKAANDAKRGKLWSKIARQLIVAAKAGGGDPSTNLTLRYSIDKAKDANMPKDTIEKAIKKGTGELGAIEYVEVLYEGYAPGGIAVMVDGLTDNRNRTAPEIKKIFERRGGSLGASGCVNWMFKKKGLITVKTDAIPEEDLMDIALTAGAEDMENTGEIYEITCDPAAYEDLRAALKENDIPTETAELSMIPENTVAVNDVETAKKILSLMEDFEDHDDVQNVYANFDIPDDILAQASE; this comes from the coding sequence ATGGCAGGTCATTCCCACTGGGCTGGAATTAAACACAAAAAAGCCGCAAACGACGCAAAACGCGGCAAGCTCTGGAGCAAGATCGCAAGACAGCTCATCGTAGCTGCAAAGGCCGGCGGCGGCGACCCCTCCACCAACCTCACCCTGCGCTACTCCATCGACAAGGCTAAAGACGCCAATATGCCCAAGGACACCATCGAAAAGGCCATCAAAAAAGGCACCGGTGAACTGGGCGCTATCGAATACGTCGAGGTCCTCTACGAAGGCTACGCACCAGGCGGCATCGCGGTCATGGTCGACGGCCTCACCGACAATCGAAACCGCACCGCGCCCGAGATCAAAAAGATCTTCGAACGCCGCGGTGGCTCACTCGGCGCAAGCGGCTGCGTAAACTGGATGTTCAAAAAGAAGGGCCTCATCACCGTCAAAACCGACGCGATCCCCGAAGAGGACCTCATGGATATCGCCCTCACAGCAGGCGCCGAAGACATGGAAAATACAGGCGAGATATACGAGATCACCTGTGATCCCGCCGCCTACGAGGACCTCCGCGCTGCACTCAAGGAAAACGACATCCCCACCGAAACAGCCGAGCTCTCCATGATCCCCGAGAACACCGTCGCCGTAAACGATGTCGAAACTGCCAAAAAGATCCTTTCACTGATGGAAGATTTCGAGGACCACGACGACGTCCAGAACGTCTACGCAAACTTCGACATCCCCGACGACATCCTTGCCCAGGCAAGCGAATAA
- a CDS encoding proline--tRNA ligase produces the protein MRYSKALIPTVKETPSDAEIVSHQLMLRAGLMRKIASGTYMYLPAGMRVLNKVMNIVREEMDRSGAQESLAPCVHPIELWQQTGRDVDYGETLGTFTDRHGRGNVLAPTAEEAFTFLGASEINSYKQLPLNLYQISFKYRDEFRPRFGVLRSREFIMKDAYSFHPDDECLQKTYMEMYDAYCRIFERAGVDYVIVEAETGEMGGSGSHQFTVPCENGEDVIVYTEEGGRAWNIEKAPVDPPVKVEAVDVGAMEDVHTPGVGTIEEVCRFLKTQASEMIKTLILKTAEGEVVGVLLRGDHELNDEKITQLLGGVGYEMADDATVFDVTGAAVGFAGPVGLAENVSRVFVDPGVAAMGAGISGANKTDYHVKNVVPGRDFAIEGEKVQVADVRNAVEGDTYDGKPLKFKRGIEVGQVFKLGTKYSEKLGAKFLDADGVEKPCLMGCYGIGINRIMASAIELGNDDNGIIWPISIAPWEVIITLAGATDEIVEAGEKLYNELTAAGVEVLLDDRDVRAGVKFKDADLLGIPVRVTIGKKSLADGKVEMKLRTASEREDMELDKASEEVAGLVKTMKAELAEGKE, from the coding sequence ATGCGTTACAGCAAGGCACTTATACCTACGGTCAAGGAAACACCTTCGGATGCGGAGATAGTCAGTCATCAGTTGATGCTGCGGGCGGGGCTGATGCGGAAGATCGCGAGCGGGACGTATATGTATCTGCCAGCGGGTATGCGGGTGCTTAACAAGGTGATGAATATCGTGCGGGAGGAGATGGACAGGTCCGGGGCGCAGGAGAGTCTTGCGCCGTGTGTGCATCCGATCGAGCTGTGGCAGCAGACGGGTCGGGACGTGGATTACGGTGAGACGCTGGGGACGTTTACGGATCGGCACGGGCGGGGGAACGTGCTGGCGCCGACGGCTGAGGAGGCGTTTACGTTTCTGGGAGCGAGCGAGATCAATTCGTACAAGCAGTTGCCGTTGAATCTGTATCAGATCAGCTTTAAGTATCGCGATGAGTTTCGGCCGAGGTTCGGTGTGCTGCGGTCGCGTGAGTTTATCATGAAGGATGCGTACAGTTTTCATCCGGACGATGAGTGTCTGCAGAAGACGTATATGGAAATGTATGATGCGTATTGCAGGATATTTGAGCGGGCGGGCGTGGATTATGTGATCGTCGAGGCGGAGACGGGTGAGATGGGCGGAAGCGGGTCGCATCAGTTTACCGTGCCCTGTGAGAACGGCGAGGATGTGATCGTTTATACGGAAGAAGGCGGGCGGGCGTGGAACATCGAGAAGGCGCCGGTCGATCCCCCTGTGAAGGTTGAGGCGGTAGATGTGGGTGCGATGGAGGATGTGCATACGCCGGGCGTTGGGACGATCGAGGAGGTTTGCAGGTTCTTGAAGACGCAGGCGAGCGAGATGATCAAGACGCTGATACTGAAGACGGCGGAGGGGGAAGTCGTGGGCGTTCTGCTGCGGGGCGATCATGAGCTGAACGACGAGAAGATCACGCAGTTGCTGGGCGGGGTCGGTTATGAGATGGCGGACGATGCGACGGTGTTCGATGTGACGGGTGCGGCGGTTGGGTTTGCAGGGCCGGTGGGACTGGCTGAGAACGTGAGCCGGGTGTTCGTGGATCCGGGGGTTGCTGCGATGGGCGCGGGGATCAGCGGTGCGAACAAGACTGACTATCATGTGAAGAATGTTGTGCCGGGGCGCGACTTTGCGATCGAGGGCGAGAAGGTACAGGTTGCGGATGTGCGGAACGCGGTTGAGGGTGATACGTATGACGGTAAGCCTTTGAAGTTCAAACGTGGGATCGAGGTTGGGCAGGTGTTCAAGCTGGGCACGAAATACAGCGAGAAGCTCGGGGCGAAGTTCCTGGATGCGGACGGGGTTGAGAAGCCTTGCCTGATGGGATGCTATGGTATTGGGATCAACAGGATCATGGCGAGTGCGATCGAGCTGGGCAATGACGATAACGGGATCATCTGGCCGATCAGTATCGCGCCGTGGGAGGTGATCATTACGCTGGCCGGTGCGACGGACGAGATCGTGGAAGCGGGCGAGAAGCTGTATAACGAGTTGACGGCGGCGGGGGTTGAGGTGCTGCTGGATGATCGTGATGTGCGTGCGGGCGTGAAGTTCAAGGATGCGGATCTGCTGGGGATACCGGTGCGGGTGACGATCGGGAAGAAGAGCCTGGCGGATGGTAAGGTCGAGATGAAGCTGCGGACGGCGAGTGAGCGTGAGGATATGGAGCTGGACAAGGCGAGCGAGGAGGTTGCTGGGCTGGTGAAGACGATGAAGGCTGAGCTGGCGGAGGGGAAGGAGTAG
- a CDS encoding DUF4416 family protein, with protein MLLFFAGERLWEVGRPEPVKLIVGILGADEECLRFARERVEDEFGELDFVSEVWAFDQTRYYEDELGERPLRQFVSVGELVDPGRLAGIKHAANDMERELADEVGGELGRPVNLDPGYLEPAKLVLASTKNFAHRIYIGEGMYAEITLGYRRGEWLGFEYSFPDYKGGRYHAFLSKVRARLVEQLREMRRGG; from the coding sequence ATGCTGTTGTTTTTTGCAGGTGAGAGATTGTGGGAAGTTGGTCGGCCTGAGCCGGTAAAGTTGATAGTTGGGATATTGGGGGCGGATGAGGAGTGTCTGCGCTTTGCGCGGGAGCGGGTGGAGGACGAGTTCGGGGAGCTGGATTTTGTGAGCGAGGTGTGGGCGTTCGATCAGACGCGATATTATGAGGACGAGCTGGGGGAGCGGCCTTTGCGGCAGTTCGTTAGTGTGGGTGAGCTGGTCGATCCGGGGAGGCTTGCGGGGATAAAGCATGCGGCGAACGATATGGAGCGGGAGCTGGCGGATGAGGTCGGGGGTGAGCTGGGGCGGCCTGTGAATCTGGATCCGGGGTACTTGGAGCCGGCGAAGCTGGTGCTGGCGTCGACGAAGAATTTTGCGCATCGGATTTATATCGGCGAGGGGATGTATGCGGAGATTACGCTGGGGTATCGGCGAGGTGAGTGGCTGGGGTTTGAGTACAGTTTTCCGGATTACAAGGGCGGGCGGTATCATGCGTTTTTGAGCAAGGTGCGTGCTCGGCTGGTGGAGCAGTTGCGGGAGATGCGGCGCGGTGGGTGA
- a CDS encoding MraY family glycosyltransferase: MATVIVGIVVGVCGFLVSAGGTVLVRRGAVRRDFVARPVADRYHRTIIPLGGGIAIFWTMALLLGGGLAVTAWAEVLGLEKILGEGLMVHREGFLDTAGVLGVVLGCAAVLHVMGLVDDVKGLGWGVKLGVQFAAAFAAAYFGDVRVELFIESRVVTAGLSAFWIVLIINAFNFLDNMDGLSAGIAFIATGVLLVAAVYSEQFFVGALAIAFMGALGGFLWHNFPPAKIFMGDAGSLVVGFFVATLTLKTTYYHEETGGGLYAVFMPLVVMAVPLYDFISVTVLRISQGKSPFVGDTQHFSHRLKRRGLSDVQTAGTLYLATLCTGIGAIFLWQVDIAGAVLIFAQTVMILAIIAIMEATGKGNAEG, from the coding sequence TTGGCTACTGTTATCGTTGGGATAGTTGTTGGTGTTTGCGGGTTTTTGGTGTCGGCTGGGGGGACTGTGCTGGTGCGGCGTGGTGCGGTGCGGCGGGATTTTGTTGCTCGGCCTGTGGCGGATCGTTATCATCGGACGATCATTCCGCTGGGGGGAGGGATCGCGATATTCTGGACGATGGCGCTGCTGCTGGGAGGTGGGCTGGCGGTTACGGCTTGGGCGGAGGTGCTTGGGCTGGAGAAAATTTTGGGTGAGGGGTTGATGGTGCATCGGGAAGGGTTTCTGGATACGGCTGGGGTGCTGGGCGTCGTGCTGGGATGTGCGGCGGTGCTGCATGTGATGGGGCTGGTGGATGACGTGAAGGGTTTGGGCTGGGGAGTGAAGCTGGGGGTGCAGTTTGCGGCGGCGTTTGCGGCGGCGTATTTTGGTGATGTGCGGGTAGAGCTGTTTATCGAGAGCAGGGTCGTGACGGCGGGGCTGAGTGCGTTCTGGATCGTGCTGATAATCAACGCGTTCAATTTCCTGGACAACATGGACGGGCTGAGTGCGGGGATCGCGTTTATCGCGACGGGTGTGCTGCTGGTGGCGGCGGTGTATTCGGAGCAGTTTTTTGTGGGGGCGCTGGCGATAGCGTTTATGGGGGCGCTTGGCGGGTTTTTATGGCACAACTTTCCGCCTGCGAAGATATTCATGGGGGATGCGGGGTCGCTGGTGGTTGGATTTTTCGTGGCGACGCTGACGCTGAAGACGACTTATTATCACGAGGAGACGGGGGGCGGACTGTATGCGGTGTTTATGCCGTTGGTGGTTATGGCGGTTCCTTTGTATGATTTTATAAGCGTGACGGTGCTGCGGATAAGCCAGGGAAAGAGTCCGTTTGTTGGTGATACGCAGCATTTTTCGCATCGGCTGAAGAGACGGGGGTTGAGCGATGTGCAGACGGCTGGTACGCTGTACCTGGCGACGCTGTGCACGGGAATCGGCGCGATATTTTTGTGGCAGGTGGATATTGCGGGGGCGGTGCTGATATTCGCGCAGACGGTGATGATACTGGCTATAATCGCGATCATGGAAGCGACGGGAAAAGGAAACGCTGAGGGATAG
- a CDS encoding sulfatase, whose protein sequence is MDRRQFIKSSGLVAGAALQGSVFAAASRPDKKRPNFLMITCHDLGQHLGCYGIKEVESPNIDRLASRGVRFANMFSTSAVCSPARGALHTGRYPQTNGLMGLTHAPWWWKFKNGETHAAQMFRKAGYDTCLCGLQHIFGAGEAGRYGYDKVLGRKKGAEETVQVSSEFLVNRKADDSPFFLKVGFFEVHRRGGSFKHREYDPAKPVHVPGYLADTPVMREDLGRFQEEIRYFDSCVGRILDSLQKSQCAENTIVVFTSDHGIPYPGAKWTIRDAGIEVPLIMYMPGGALSGGKVCDAMISHVDVLPTLLDMAEIDKPANLEGVSFADYLAGRSDAKPREEIFAQFTPAMFRDNESRCVRTEKYKLVRFFSAGRCVKYPIDVDPVRYAMHKERAATNWKPRPFVQLFDVQNDPDELNDIGGEKGNAEIVRDMSRKLYAWMKAVDDPILKGPMESPYYRDSMEDFENAASG, encoded by the coding sequence ATGGATAGAAGGCAATTTATAAAATCGAGCGGGCTTGTGGCGGGAGCGGCTTTGCAGGGTTCAGTTTTTGCGGCAGCATCGAGGCCGGATAAGAAGCGGCCGAACTTTTTGATGATCACCTGCCATGATCTCGGGCAGCATCTTGGCTGCTACGGTATTAAGGAAGTAGAGTCGCCGAATATCGATCGGCTGGCGAGCAGGGGCGTTCGGTTTGCGAATATGTTTTCGACTTCGGCGGTGTGTTCGCCGGCTCGGGGTGCGCTTCATACGGGCCGATATCCGCAGACGAACGGTCTGATGGGGCTGACGCATGCGCCGTGGTGGTGGAAGTTCAAAAATGGTGAGACACATGCTGCACAGATGTTCAGGAAGGCTGGGTATGATACGTGTCTGTGCGGATTGCAGCATATATTCGGGGCGGGCGAAGCGGGGAGATATGGCTATGATAAAGTGCTGGGCAGGAAAAAAGGTGCTGAAGAAACGGTTCAGGTGTCCAGCGAGTTTCTGGTAAATCGAAAGGCAGATGACAGTCCGTTCTTTTTGAAGGTTGGTTTTTTTGAGGTGCATCGGCGAGGAGGATCGTTCAAACATCGCGAGTATGATCCGGCCAAGCCGGTACATGTGCCGGGATATCTTGCGGATACGCCGGTGATGCGTGAAGATCTCGGGCGTTTCCAGGAAGAGATACGATATTTTGATTCGTGTGTAGGGCGTATACTCGATTCGCTCCAAAAGAGTCAATGTGCAGAGAATACGATCGTCGTGTTTACGTCGGATCATGGGATTCCGTATCCGGGTGCTAAGTGGACGATCCGGGATGCTGGTATCGAGGTTCCTTTGATAATGTATATGCCGGGCGGGGCTTTGTCGGGCGGTAAAGTATGCGATGCAATGATCAGTCATGTGGATGTACTGCCGACGTTGCTGGACATGGCGGAAATCGATAAGCCTGCGAATCTCGAGGGGGTGAGCTTTGCGGACTACCTGGCTGGGCGCAGCGATGCTAAGCCGCGAGAAGAGATATTCGCGCAGTTTACGCCGGCTATGTTTCGGGACAATGAGTCTCGGTGTGTACGGACCGAAAAGTATAAGTTAGTACGATTTTTCTCGGCGGGTAGGTGCGTGAAATACCCGATCGATGTTGACCCGGTGAGGTATGCAATGCATAAGGAGCGGGCGGCGACGAACTGGAAGCCGAGGCCGTTTGTACAGCTTTTCGATGTGCAGAATGACCCGGATGAGCTCAATGACATCGGGGGTGAGAAGGGTAATGCCGAGATAGTGAGGGATATGTCACGCAAGCTTTATGCGTGGATGAAGGCGGTGGACGATCCTATTTTGAAGGGTCCGATGGAGTCGCCTTATTATCGTGATTCAATGGAAGACTTTGAAAATGCCGCTTCAGGATGA